The Niallia alba genome includes a window with the following:
- a CDS encoding MarR family winged helix-turn-helix transcriptional regulator, producing MAKKDIDQSLKLYIVMSRAYRAINENVNKLITANGLNPTEFAVLELLYHKGDQPLQQIGGKILLASGSITYVVDKLEEKGYLKRVACPTDRRVTFAQITDKGKRLIEGIFPNHEQRIHEIMSELSPEEKDIAIGLIKRVGLSVGKN from the coding sequence ATGGCAAAAAAAGATATTGATCAATCACTAAAATTATATATTGTAATGTCGCGAGCTTATCGCGCTATAAATGAAAATGTAAATAAATTAATTACGGCAAACGGCTTGAACCCAACAGAGTTTGCCGTGTTAGAATTGTTATACCATAAAGGGGATCAACCACTACAGCAAATTGGCGGAAAGATTTTGTTAGCAAGTGGAAGTATCACTTATGTTGTTGATAAATTAGAAGAAAAGGGCTATTTGAAAAGAGTTGCTTGTCCAACAGATAGACGAGTTACATTTGCTCAAATTACAGATAAAGGTAAACGGCTGATTGAAGGCATTTTCCCAAATCATGAACAAAGAATTCACGAAATTATGTCTGAATTATCACCTGAAGAAAAAGACATAGCTATTGGATTAATAAAGAGAGTTGGGTTATCTGTCGGGAAAAATTAA
- a CDS encoding aspartyl-phosphate phosphatase Spo0E family protein, producing MYCKKTELLFEIQDKREVMIKTAKERGTIDEETIRLSQELDELIYEYQLVFRYESEKRKQIKRQFKNTRIFWSNANRYKRKNYSEVAYR from the coding sequence GTGTATTGTAAGAAGACAGAATTATTATTTGAAATTCAAGATAAGAGGGAGGTAATGATTAAAACAGCGAAAGAACGCGGAACAATCGATGAGGAGACAATCAGATTAAGTCAAGAATTAGATGAACTAATCTATGAATATCAGCTTGTATTTCGCTACGAAAGTGAAAAAAGAAAACAAATAAAACGACAATTTAAAAATACTCGAATATTTTGGTCTAATGCTAATCGATATAAACGGAAAAATTATTCCGAGGTTGCATATAGATAA
- a CDS encoding carbon-nitrogen family hydrolase, which produces MKFRIRLIQMDIAFGKPEDNFKQVEEKIAAACKENCDIIVLPELWSTGYDLTRLLAIADKHAKSTISFLKELALKHQVHIVGGSIANNKGNGIYNSLIVIDKSGEVIHEYDKLHLFQLMDEHLYLKSGTSSGLFSLENSTFASMICYDIRFPEWIRAHTTKGAEAIFVVAEWPKPRLAHWKSLLIARAIENQCYVIACNRVGADPDNIFAGHSMVIDPWGEIVAEAGEIEEILSAAIDLEKVTEVRKTIPIFADRKPEYYQ; this is translated from the coding sequence TTGAAATTTAGAATTAGACTAATTCAGATGGATATCGCATTTGGGAAGCCTGAAGATAATTTTAAACAAGTAGAAGAAAAAATAGCAGCTGCTTGCAAAGAAAATTGTGATATTATTGTTCTGCCTGAGCTATGGTCAACTGGCTATGACTTAACAAGACTTCTTGCTATTGCTGATAAACACGCAAAAAGTACGATCTCCTTTTTAAAAGAATTAGCTCTGAAACATCAAGTCCATATTGTTGGTGGATCTATTGCAAATAATAAAGGAAACGGCATCTATAATTCCCTTATTGTTATAGATAAATCTGGCGAAGTTATTCATGAATATGATAAGCTTCACCTTTTTCAGCTAATGGATGAACATTTATACTTAAAAAGTGGGACATCAAGTGGACTATTTTCTTTAGAGAACAGTACCTTTGCAAGTATGATTTGCTACGATATCCGTTTTCCTGAATGGATAAGAGCTCATACAACAAAAGGAGCAGAGGCAATCTTTGTTGTTGCAGAATGGCCAAAGCCCAGACTAGCACATTGGAAAAGTTTATTGATTGCTCGTGCCATTGAAAATCAATGCTATGTCATCGCTTGTAATCGTGTTGGAGCAGACCCTGATAATATCTTTGCAGGACATAGTATGGTAATAGATCCATGGGGAGAAATCGTTGCAGAAGCTGGTGAAATAGAAGAAATTCTATCTGCTGCGATTGATTTAGAAAAAGTTACAGAGGTTCGCAAAACAATTCCGATTTTTGCTGATCGAAAACCAGAATATTATCAATGA
- a CDS encoding pyridoxal phosphate-dependent aminotransferase translates to MKKYEQSQLLKNLPEQFFASLVTKVNSYIEKGHDVINLGQGNPDQPTPSHIIKSLQVAAEQPTNHKYSPFRGYSHLKKAVSQFYKKEYDVDLDPESEVAILFGGKAGLVEIPVCLLNPGETVMVPDPGYPDYLSGIALAKAETVMMPLREENNFLPNYKEIEEHELEKAKLMFLNYPNNPTGAIATKEFFAETISLSKQHDICVVHDFAYGAIGFDQKKPLSFLQLEGAKDIGVEIYTLSKTFNMAGWRVAFAVGNSSVVSAINLYQDHLYVSLFGAIQEAAYTALTDSQNCVREMNELYERRRNVLIKGLNEIGWKVNAPEGSFFAWLKVPDGFTSQEFSDYLLETVHIAMAPGSGFGQFGEGYVRIGLLTEEDRLQEAIDRLKELPIFN, encoded by the coding sequence ATGAAGAAATATGAACAATCTCAGTTATTGAAAAATTTACCAGAACAATTTTTTGCTTCATTAGTTACAAAAGTTAATAGCTATATCGAAAAAGGGCATGATGTGATTAATTTAGGCCAAGGTAATCCAGATCAACCAACACCTTCTCACATTATTAAAAGTTTGCAAGTTGCAGCAGAACAACCGACTAATCATAAGTATTCACCGTTTAGAGGATACTCTCATTTAAAGAAGGCTGTTTCTCAATTTTACAAAAAAGAATACGATGTTGATTTAGATCCTGAATCAGAGGTTGCTATTTTATTTGGCGGAAAGGCTGGTTTAGTAGAGATACCAGTTTGTTTACTAAATCCAGGTGAAACAGTGATGGTTCCAGACCCTGGTTATCCCGACTATCTATCTGGGATTGCTTTAGCAAAAGCTGAGACTGTTATGATGCCATTACGAGAAGAGAATAATTTTTTACCAAATTATAAGGAGATAGAAGAACATGAATTAGAGAAAGCAAAATTAATGTTCTTAAATTATCCCAACAATCCAACAGGAGCAATTGCCACAAAAGAATTCTTTGCTGAAACGATTTCTTTAAGTAAACAACATGATATATGCGTTGTTCATGATTTTGCATATGGAGCGATTGGTTTCGATCAGAAAAAACCTCTTAGCTTTTTACAGCTAGAGGGAGCAAAGGATATTGGTGTCGAAATTTATACTTTATCCAAGACTTTTAACATGGCTGGCTGGAGAGTTGCATTTGCGGTTGGAAATAGTAGTGTCGTTTCTGCTATCAATCTTTATCAAGACCATTTATATGTAAGTCTATTTGGCGCAATACAAGAAGCTGCCTATACAGCATTAACTGACTCTCAAAATTGTGTTAGAGAGATGAATGAGCTTTATGAACGAAGACGAAATGTATTAATAAAAGGACTCAATGAAATCGGATGGAAAGTCAATGCCCCGGAAGGTTCATTCTTTGCTTGGCTAAAAGTACCAGATGGATTTACCTCACAGGAGTTTAGTGATTATTTATTAGAGACAGTCCATATTGCAATGGCTCCAGGCTCAGGATTTGGTCAATTTGGTGAAGGCTATGTTCGAATAGGTCTATTAACAGAAGAAGATAGATTACAAGAGGCAATTGACAGATTAAAAGAGCTTCCGATTTTTAATTAA
- a CDS encoding ATP-binding protein, which produces MKINTKKKLLYFAIVIVPIIITSILFFNYQINKEETKNKTHAEWVASIHQRQWDSYINKIVSTLNILSLSIQTNIDSPEEIDQLLRKVFTNERIYGGLFLLDNNGKTIAGVNDTYDSIDISDEDYIVEVVNSKDLVISNKEEVLSNGQKVIGIAMPIVNQHNRLDSIITAYLRVDYLINITKMLSSEENIAIMNDQKERILYINEGATIGENVISTPIDRLPWTIVVELAEPNIWNIVKSKIWILLFFIVIFHLFYMIIVLYYQRKTREEEAKQNEIQKLELVGNLAASSAHEIRNPLTGIKGLIQLLSEKYQDQQDQLYFSIIQKEIMRINEIVSQFLILGKPTAQIKDKMNIKSIIAELNPLIISEANLYNVKYIEKIPEQDIYILGIADQMKQVLLNLTKNALEAMENGGQLELSVQRIHSNVMITIIDNGIGMSSQQLKKIFEPFHTSKETGTGLGLVVCKRIIESFNGEIHISSREKKGTKVNIILPIME; this is translated from the coding sequence ATGAAAATAAATACAAAAAAAAAGCTTTTATATTTTGCAATTGTCATCGTTCCTATCATTATTACGAGTATTCTATTTTTTAACTATCAAATAAACAAAGAAGAGACAAAAAATAAGACTCACGCAGAATGGGTAGCTTCCATACACCAAAGACAATGGGACTCTTATATAAACAAAATTGTTTCTACTTTAAATATTCTAAGCCTTTCGATTCAAACAAACATCGATTCACCAGAAGAAATAGATCAATTACTAAGAAAAGTATTTACGAATGAGCGGATTTATGGTGGTTTATTCTTGCTTGATAACAACGGAAAAACGATCGCTGGTGTCAATGATACATATGACTCCATTGATATTTCTGATGAGGATTATATAGTAGAAGTTGTTAATTCGAAAGATTTAGTAATCTCAAATAAAGAAGAGGTATTAAGTAACGGCCAGAAGGTTATCGGTATTGCAATGCCTATTGTAAATCAACATAATCGTTTAGACTCAATTATAACCGCTTATCTCCGTGTTGATTATTTAATAAATATAACGAAAATGCTATCTTCTGAAGAGAATATTGCGATTATGAATGATCAAAAGGAACGTATCCTTTATATAAATGAGGGTGCGACTATCGGTGAAAATGTTATTAGTACACCGATTGACCGCCTGCCTTGGACCATTGTTGTCGAATTAGCAGAACCGAATATATGGAACATTGTAAAATCGAAAATATGGATACTTCTTTTCTTTATAGTAATCTTCCATCTATTTTATATGATTATAGTCCTCTACTACCAGAGAAAAACAAGAGAAGAAGAAGCAAAACAGAATGAAATTCAAAAATTAGAGCTAGTTGGCAATTTAGCTGCAAGTTCTGCTCATGAAATTAGGAATCCTCTAACAGGAATTAAAGGATTAATCCAACTATTAAGTGAGAAATACCAAGACCAACAAGATCAGCTTTATTTTTCTATAATCCAAAAGGAAATAATGCGAATAAACGAAATTGTAAGCCAATTCCTTATTTTAGGAAAACCAACCGCACAAATAAAAGACAAAATGAATATAAAATCGATTATTGCAGAACTTAATCCATTAATTATTTCTGAGGCAAATTTATATAATGTTAAATATATAGAAAAAATTCCAGAACAAGATATATACATCCTCGGGATTGCCGATCAAATGAAACAAGTGCTACTAAATCTAACAAAAAATGCACTTGAAGCGATGGAAAATGGTGGTCAGCTAGAACTTTCTGTCCAACGTATTCATTCAAACGTCATGATTACAATCATCGATAATGGAATTGGGATGTCCAGCCAACAGTTAAAGAAAATTTTTGAGCCATTCCATACTTCGAAGGAAACAGGCACTGGCCTAGGACTCGTTGTATGTAAAAGAATTATTGAATCATTCAATGGTGAAATTCATATATCCAGTAGAGAAAAGAAAGGAACAAAAGTAAATATCATCTTACCTATAATGGAATGA